The following proteins are encoded in a genomic region of Chryseobacterium cucumeris:
- the nadE gene encoding NAD(+) synthase yields the protein MQTQKVIDHIVSWLKDYATNAKVNGYVIGVSGGVDSGVVSTLAAMTGMKTLLIGMPIRQKADQVDRAQDHMNDLKSRFPNVETISVNLTPAFEEIYKTFHVNDEVYPNENLTFANTRARLRMLTLYYYGQLNGLLVCGTGNKVEDFGIGFYTKYGDGGVDVSPIADLYKTEVYELAKGLNLIKSIQEAIPTDGLWDTERTDEQQIGASYPELEKIQKEYGTKTAEDYEGRDKEVFLIFDRMHKAARHKMDPIPVCDIPEEWRA from the coding sequence ATGCAGACACAAAAAGTAATAGATCATATTGTAAGCTGGTTAAAGGATTATGCTACAAATGCTAAAGTAAACGGATATGTAATCGGAGTTTCCGGAGGTGTAGATTCCGGAGTAGTTTCTACTTTAGCAGCAATGACAGGCATGAAAACATTACTAATCGGAATGCCGATCCGTCAGAAAGCTGATCAGGTAGATCGTGCACAGGATCATATGAATGATCTTAAATCCAGATTTCCCAATGTAGAAACAATATCTGTAAATCTGACCCCGGCCTTTGAAGAGATCTATAAAACCTTCCATGTAAATGATGAGGTGTATCCCAATGAGAATTTGACTTTTGCCAACACAAGAGCACGTCTCAGAATGCTTACACTTTATTATTACGGACAGCTGAACGGGCTTCTTGTTTGTGGAACAGGAAACAAAGTAGAAGATTTCGGAATTGGATTTTATACAAAATATGGAGATGGCGGGGTAGATGTTTCACCTATTGCAGATCTTTATAAAACTGAAGTATATGAACTTGCTAAAGGATTAAATCTTATCAAAAGCATTCAGGAGGCTATTCCTACCGATGGACTTTGGGATACGGAAAGAACAGATGAACAACAGATTGGTGCAAGTTATCCGGAACTGGAAAAAATCCAGAAAGAATACGGAACGAAAACGGCTGAAGATTACGAAGGGAGAGATAAGGAAGTGTTCCTGATCTTCGACAGAATGCATAAAGCTGCCAGACATAAGATGGATCCTATCCCGGTTTGCGATATTCCTGAAGAATGGAGAGCATAA
- a CDS encoding GNAT family N-acetyltransferase produces MITIRKEEKEDHQKVFQLTEEAFREMEYSNHQEQFLVEKLRRSEAFIPELSLVAEDEKGRIAGHILFTKIKIVNEEKSFESLALAPVSVKPEFQNQGIGTKLILEGHRIAKELGYESVILIGHEKYYPRFGYKKTSNFGISFPFDIPEENGMAVELVKDGLKDKKGVVKYPHEFGID; encoded by the coding sequence ATGATAACAATACGAAAAGAAGAAAAAGAAGATCATCAAAAGGTCTTTCAGCTGACGGAAGAAGCTTTCAGAGAAATGGAATACAGTAATCATCAGGAACAGTTTCTGGTAGAAAAACTAAGACGTTCAGAAGCTTTCATCCCGGAATTATCATTGGTGGCCGAAGATGAAAAGGGTAGAATTGCAGGACATATTCTGTTTACTAAAATTAAAATTGTCAATGAAGAAAAATCGTTTGAATCCCTTGCACTGGCACCTGTTTCCGTAAAACCTGAGTTCCAGAATCAGGGAATCGGAACGAAACTGATTCTGGAAGGACATCGAATTGCCAAAGAATTAGGATATGAATCTGTAATCCTTATCGGACATGAAAAATATTATCCGCGCTTTGGTTACAAAAAAACAAGTAATTTTGGAATTTCTTTTCCATTTGATATTCCGGAAGAAAACGGAATGGCTGTAGAATTGGTAAAAGACGGATTAAAAGATAAAAAAGGAGTGGTAAAATACCCTCATGAATTTGGAATAGACTAA
- a CDS encoding GNAT family N-acetyltransferase encodes MMIETERLILRKLEDEDFERIFLLDSNPEVMKYIGVPALTDINESKKVISMIQKQYEENGVGRLGVVEKESGLLIGWSGLKLLTHETNGYKNVLELGYRFLPESWGKGYAVESGKASLDYGFNDLNAEVIYAYAHSEHDASNHILRKLGFEKTDEFEEPDGICFWYELKREKYSKK; translated from the coding sequence ATGATGATAGAAACAGAACGACTGATTTTAAGAAAACTCGAAGATGAAGATTTTGAACGCATATTTTTGCTGGATTCCAATCCTGAAGTTATGAAATACATTGGTGTACCGGCTTTGACGGATATCAATGAATCAAAAAAGGTCATCAGCATGATTCAGAAACAGTATGAGGAGAATGGAGTAGGAAGGCTTGGAGTAGTAGAAAAAGAGAGCGGACTTCTGATAGGATGGAGCGGCTTGAAACTGCTTACCCATGAAACCAATGGTTATAAAAATGTGCTGGAACTGGGATATCGTTTTCTGCCGGAATCATGGGGAAAAGGATATGCTGTGGAATCCGGAAAAGCTTCTCTGGATTATGGTTTTAATGATTTAAATGCAGAAGTCATTTATGCCTATGCCCATTCTGAACATGATGCTTCCAATCATATTCTAAGAAAATTAGGTTTTGAAAAAACCGACGAGTTTGAAGAACCCGACGGAATCTGTTTCTGGTATGAACTGAAGCGTGAAAAATACAGTAAAAAATGA
- a CDS encoding leucine-rich repeat domain-containing protein → MMKIKIFTAGCLISGLSFFCGQNLEFKDKNFEKAVLENFDLNRNGILESPEAGRVTNLFLVQKGITSVEDLSLFKNVKMVILDDNRISSIVLNDLSQLELFSCTGCKISSFKAENLKNLSSLYLDNNLLESISLMEIPKIDQLTLSLNQLKIINLLQFKVLRKLNVQHNKLQKIDISGNPALQTLNIMGNKIRETDIKKGAKTNVTIFGAEE, encoded by the coding sequence ATGATGAAAATTAAAATATTTACAGCGGGTTGCCTTATTTCCGGGCTTTCTTTTTTCTGCGGGCAAAACCTTGAATTTAAAGATAAAAACTTTGAAAAAGCAGTGCTGGAAAATTTTGATCTGAATAGAAACGGAATACTTGAATCTCCGGAAGCAGGTAGGGTTACCAATCTGTTCCTGGTTCAGAAAGGAATTACTTCTGTAGAAGATCTGTCACTTTTTAAAAACGTGAAAATGGTTATTCTCGATGATAATAGAATTTCCAGCATTGTACTTAATGATTTGTCTCAGCTTGAATTATTTTCATGTACGGGATGCAAAATTTCTTCATTCAAAGCCGAAAACCTTAAAAATTTAAGTTCATTATATCTCGATAATAATTTGTTGGAAAGTATTTCGCTGATGGAGATTCCGAAAATTGATCAATTAACATTATCTTTAAATCAATTAAAAATAATAAATCTGCTTCAGTTTAAAGTATTAAGAAAGCTGAATGTACAGCATAACAAGCTTCAGAAAATTGATATTTCCGGCAACCCGGCTTTACAAACCCTTAATATCATGGGGAATAAGATAAGAGAAACAGATATAAAGAAGGGTGCTAAAACTAACGTAACCATTTTTGGAGCTGAAGAATAG
- a CDS encoding gliding motility protein GldB, which produces MKIFRYIALSFVLAAGLVSCKKEPENQWKVEVKQTAEKVDITDISKEFYNQNIPLDQFKAQFPWFQGSVSDADFEKRRADAEEIKIYKEAIGKIDQAKLQNELQSLFSHIKYYFPQFKNPKVYLFSSALQMVQDPIFYDEKGNLLFIDVTGFMGDGNPNYKGLELYFQKSMNPQNIVPKVSQLFAENIVTESPDHQKFIDQMILNGKVMILQDAFLPDTPDYLKMNYTQKQYEWATSNEANIWNYFVESNLIFGDDPRLGERFISPGPFSKFYTEIDNESSPQIGIFTGWQICKAYFKEKPETKLTEFLKMDATTIFNQSGYKPKLK; this is translated from the coding sequence ATGAAGATTTTTAGATATATTGCGCTTTCTTTCGTTTTAGCTGCCGGGCTTGTTTCCTGCAAAAAAGAACCTGAAAATCAATGGAAGGTCGAAGTCAAACAAACTGCCGAAAAAGTTGACATTACAGATATTTCCAAAGAATTCTATAATCAGAACATTCCATTGGATCAGTTTAAAGCTCAATTTCCTTGGTTCCAGGGAAGTGTTTCTGATGCTGATTTCGAAAAAAGAAGAGCAGATGCTGAGGAGATAAAAATCTACAAGGAAGCTATCGGGAAAATAGATCAGGCAAAGCTGCAAAATGAGCTTCAGAGCTTATTTTCTCATATCAAATATTACTTTCCTCAATTTAAAAATCCAAAAGTATATCTGTTCTCATCTGCTCTACAGATGGTACAGGATCCTATATTTTATGATGAAAAAGGCAATCTGTTATTCATAGATGTAACCGGTTTTATGGGTGATGGAAATCCTAATTACAAAGGGCTGGAGTTGTATTTCCAAAAATCAATGAATCCACAGAATATTGTTCCTAAAGTATCACAGTTGTTTGCAGAAAATATTGTAACGGAATCTCCTGATCATCAGAAATTCATTGATCAGATGATTCTGAACGGAAAAGTAATGATTCTTCAGGATGCTTTTCTTCCGGATACTCCCGATTATCTGAAAATGAATTATACTCAAAAGCAGTATGAATGGGCAACCAGTAATGAGGCGAATATCTGGAATTATTTTGTAGAAAGTAATCTGATCTTCGGCGATGATCCGAGACTGGGAGAACGTTTTATTTCCCCAGGCCCATTCTCGAAGTTTTATACAGAAATTGACAATGAATCTTCACCACAAATCGGGATTTTTACAGGCTGGCAGATCTGTAAAGCATACTTTAAAGAAAAGCCTGAAACAAAGTTAACAGAGTTCCTGAAAATGGATGCTACCACAATTTTTAATCAATCCGGTTATAAACCGAAACTTAAATAA